A region of Micropterus dolomieu isolate WLL.071019.BEF.003 ecotype Adirondacks linkage group LG01, ASM2129224v1, whole genome shotgun sequence DNA encodes the following proteins:
- the LOC123973824 gene encoding adenosine receptor A2b-like, whose translation MNLTPGSCTAEMPFGYQPRFKGLYIATELIIAVLAIIGNFLVCLAVTRNKKLRTVTNYFLVSLAVADILVGLVAIPCAVLTDLGQPRHNLPLCLVLLSILMVLTQSSILSLLAVAAERYMAILLPFQYQRVMSPRNARLALLVTWGLGAISGSVPLMDWQRQPADSDYCIFTCVVDMSYLVYFNFFCGLLVPLVAMIVIYSQIFLTVRRQLRRIAVVRGAAEDRRAAGSGSSGTQDTESSAAAGTTGGRADMGTGKGTKRSGKSGSTSSSAPADPRPGESNKAKSNIRTRQELRKATSLFLVLFLFMVCWMPIHLINCVLLLCPQCEVPMTLTLAAILLSHANSALNPILYAYRMRSFRHTLIAMWRGMWRIGPRSQ comes from the exons ATGAATCTGACTCCTGGTAGCTGTACGGCAGAGATGCCGTTTGGATACCAACCCCGTTTCAAAGGCCTTTACATCGCCACTGAGCTCATCATCGCCGTGCTGGCCATCATAGGCAACTTCCTCGTTTGTCTGGCTGTCACCCGAAACAAGAAACTTCGCACCGTCACCAACTACTTCCTG GTATCATTGGCAGTGGCGGACATCCTGGTGGGCTTGGTGGCCATTCCCTGCGCAGTGCTGACAGACTTGGGTCAACCTCGTCATAACTTGCCCCTCTGCCTGGTGCTGCTCAGCATCCTGATGGTTCTCACACAG AGCTCCATCCTGAGTTTGTTAGCAGTAGCAGCAGAGCGGTACATGGCCATCCTTCTGCCCTTCCAGTACCAGCGAGTCATGAGCCCCAGGAACGCCCGGCTGGCGCTGCTGGTCACCTGGGGGCTGGGGGCCATCTCTGGCTCCGTGCCGCTCATGGACTGGCAAAGACAACCTGCAGATTCTGA CTACTGTATCTTCACTTGTGTGGTGGACATGAGCTATTTGGTCTACTTCAACTTCTTCTGCGGTCTCCTGGTGCCACTAGTCGCCATGATTGTCATCTACAGCCAAATCTTCCTGACCGTCCGCCGCCAGCTCAGGCGCATCGCTGTGGTCAGGGGAGCCGCAGAGGACAGGAGAGCTGCTGGTAGTGGGAGCTCTGGGACACAGGACACTGAGAGCTCAGCTGCTGCGGGAACCACAGGAGGCAGAGCAGACATGGGGACAGGAAAAGGAACCAAGCGTTCGGGGAAAT CTGGATCCACCTCCAGCTCCGCTCCTGCTGACCCCCGTCCAGGAGAGTCCAACAAGGCCAAATCCAACATCCGCACCCGTCAGGAGCTGCGTAAGGCCACCTCCCTCTTCCTGGTCCTGTTTCTCTTCATGGTGTGCTGGATGCCCATCCACCTCATTAACTGTGTCCTGCTGCTCTGCCCACAGTGTGAGGTGCCCATGACGCTCACACTAGCGGCTATTTTGCTTTCACACGCCAACTCCGCCCTCAACCCGATCCTGTACGCGTACAGGATGAGGTCGTTCCGACACACTCTGATAGCAATGTGGAGAGGAATGTGGAGGATTGGGCCAAGAAGCCAGTAG